The following proteins come from a genomic window of Musa acuminata AAA Group cultivar baxijiao chromosome BXJ1-7, Cavendish_Baxijiao_AAA, whole genome shotgun sequence:
- the LOC135678267 gene encoding P-loop NTPase domain-containing protein LPA1-like: MAEALKLLYIVVVDEVERGGGDGVGGKRSLSFRYTRPVLQSTLQLMGCKARHAFKISRRVFEVMRDENSSGRLPPDGRSSDCWKIPSSEKNRHDIDGLGQANMTNRLTPENVDMSSGMPFELYKRLTTVVVSRERFLDIVCDALTLYKYVSPHQRTDLLLACRIRERKESVTVLLCGASGCGKSTLSALLGSRLGVTTVISTDSIRHMMRSYVDEEQNPLLWASTYHAGECLDPVAVAEAKAKRKAKKLAIVSHAVVKGEISDGTLNVKPDGRSHDVVLGTELIGKKQMAIEGFKAQSEMVIDSLDRLITAWEERKESVVVEGVHLSLNFVMGLMKKHPSIIPFMIYITNEDKHIERFAVRAKYMTLDPAKNKYVKYIQNIRAIQEYLCNRADKHLVPKIKNTNVDRSVAAIHATVFGCLRRREAGEQLYDPTTNTVFVIHEEYRNQCAANSLGSKRMLQLIQSKGSSRHLMALLNTDGSVAKAWPFEMVDYDGKLDRNGNEKCVGNPMYGPLQIGKAGPVNLQFGNFGISAWTNDTCGTSQTGSIDDSRAEGTDTGSRYFSSCCSSPKALDGPAKELKEEFFVSGSEEEADYPSDKDSDEDLSDIDDKEIHDEIEGSVDEDSTKSDEEYEDLAMRDDLENVYWSDDDKSANAKKAADDKRPTDEGDVSTADKYQHNLELFLKMSEGIMEPPFSYALLRGQSKTSTDMGARRRSLSDPMRFRDRAQSIPAVTELRAL, encoded by the exons ATGGCGGAGGCGCTGAAGTTGCTGTACATTGTTGTGGTGGACGAAGTAGAGAGGGGAGGAGGCGATGGCGTCGGCGGGAAGAGGAGCTTGTCGTTTCGGTACACTCGGCCGGTGCTGCAGAGCACTCTGCAGCTCATGGGCTGCAAGGCTCGTCATGCTTTCAAG ATTAGCCGAAGAGTATTTGAAGTGATGCGAGATGAGAACTCAAGTGGACGTTTGCCTCCTGATGGCAGGAGCTCAGATTGCTGGAAAATTCCATCCAGCGAAAAGAACAGACATGATATTGATGGCTTGGGCCAGGCAAACATGACTAATCGGCTGACTCCAGAGAATGTAGATATGAGTAGTGGAATGCCTTTTGAATTGTACAAAAGACTAACAACTGTTGTTGTTTCAAGGGAACGCTTCTTAGACATCGTCTGTGATGCCCTCACCCTATACAAATATGTCAGTCCACATCAAAGAACTGACTTGCTTCTAGCTTGCAG GATTCGAGAAAGAAAGGAGTCTGTGACAGTTCTTTTGTGCGGCGCAAGTGGCTGTGGCAAGTCTACTCTGTCGGCCTTGCTG GGAAGCAGACTGGGTGTGACAACTGTCATTTCTACTGATTCAATACGCCATATGATGAGGAGCTATGTGGATGAAGAACAAAATCCGCTCCTTTGGGCTTCAACTTATCATGCTGGGGAATGTCTAGATCCAGTAGCAGTGGCAGAAGCAAAAGCTAAACGAAAAGCAAAAAAACTTGCTATTGTTTCACACGCAGTGGTTAAGGGAGAAATATCTGATGGAACTCTAAATGTAAAACCTGATGGCCGATCTCATGATGTGGTCCTTGGAACTGAGTTAATTGGCAAAAAGCAAATGGCTATTGAAGGCTTTAAAGCACAAAGTGAAATGGTAATAGACAGTCTTGATCGTCTCATCACTGCTTGGGAAGAGCGAAAAGAATCTGTAGTCGTTGAGGGTGTCCACTTGAGCCTCAATTTTGTG ATGGGACTCATGAAGAAGCATCCTTCAATAATACCGTTCATGATTTATATAACAAATGAAGACAAACATATAGAAAGATTTGCAGTGCGTGCCAAATACATGACACTGGACCCAGCAAAGAATAAATATGTAAAATATATCCAGAATATCAGAGCCATTCAGGAGTATCTCTGTAACAGGGCAGATAAGCATCTGGTTCCAAAAATAAAAAACACAAATGTTGATCGGAGTGTGGCAGCTATCCATGCCACAGTTTTTGGCTGTCTACGTAGGCGAGAGGCAGGAGAGCAGCTCTATGACCCAACTACAAATACAGTGTTTGTAATACATGAAGAATACAGAAACCAGTGTGCTGCAAATTCTCTTGGTTCCAAGAGAATGTTGCAGTTGATCCAGAGTAAGGGTTCCTCAAGGCATCTAATGGCACTTCTCAACACAGATGGATCTGTTGCCAAGGCTTGGCCTTTTGAGATGGTTGATTATGATGGGAAACTTGATCGAAATGGGAACGAAAAATGCGTGGGAAACCCCATGTATGGCCCCTTGCAGATAGGGAAGGCCGGGCCAGTTAATCTTCAGTTTGGAAATTTTGGGATCAGTGCATGGACAAATGATACATGTGGTACAAGTCAAACAGGGAGCATCGATGACTCAAGGGCTGAGGGCACTGACACCGGCAGTAGATACTTCTCTTCCTGTTGCAGCTCCCCAAAGGCATTAGATGGACCTGCCAAAGAG cTCAAGGAAGAATTTTTTGTATCTGGTAGCGAAGAAGAAGCCGACTACCCATCTGATAAAGACAGTGATGAAGATCTTAGTGACATAGACGACAAGGAGATCCATGATGAG ATTGAAGGTTCCGTTGATGAAGACTCCACCAAGTCAGATGAGGAGTACGAGGACTTGGCGATGCGAGACGACCTCGAAAATGTTTATTGGTCCGATGATGATAAGTCAGCAAACGCAAAGAAAGCAGCAGACGATAAAAGACCAACTGACGAAGGAGACGTGAGCACAGCAGATAAATACCAACACAATCTCGAGCTGTTCTTGAAGATGAGCGAGGGTATCATGGAACCACCTTTTTCTTATGCCCTGCTTCGTGGGCAAAGCAAGACGAGCACCGACATGGGAGCGAGGAGACGATCCTTGAGCGATCCAATGCGATTCCGAGACCGGGCACAGAGCATCCCGGCTGTGACGGAGTTGAGAGCACTGTGA
- the LOC135581871 gene encoding uncharacterized protein LOC135581871: MSLEPFNRLVKLAARAFYDDVTIKGENQPKTGRGDNRGMAVIVLDALTRRQWVREEDLAKALKLHTKQLRRALRFFEEEKLVTREHRKESAKGAKIFNAAIAATGDGQQGTKEGDEKMKMHMHSYCCLDYAQIYDVVRYRMHRMKKKIKDELDSRNTIQEYICPNCGRRYSAFDALQLVSMDDEYFHCENCNGELVAESDKLAAEEMGDGDDNARRRRREKLKDMLQKMEEQLKPLALQLARVKDLPAPEFGNLQAWEARAHAAAQASGDSNASDSSKNPQAQGYSGTPMPFLGETRVEVALSGVEAKEEIELDTKPTSMKVLPPWMIKQGMNLTKEQRGEVKPDVKVEQSSSSVDEKKLNMDKEDEKSLQDEYLKAYYAALVKRQEEQEASKKVQQEAELPRNVSEAPFERRVGMKSKREDDNDDVEWEEEAPSTGNSGQSYRLADLNVEADASDHDDDEDGIDWEEG; the protein is encoded by the exons ATGAGCTTGGAGCCCTTCAACAG GTTGGTGAAGCTCGCGGCGCGGGCGTTCTACGATGACGTCACCATAAAGGGCGAAAACCAGCCCAAGACTGGGAGAGGCGACAACAGGGGGATGGCTGTTATTGTTCTTGATGCCCTCACCAG GCGCCAGTGGGTTAGAGAGGAAGATTTGGCTAAAGCCTTGAAGTTGCATACTAAACAACTGCGCCGTGCTTTACGTTTTTTTGAAGAAGAGAAGCTAGTTACTAGAGAACATCGGAAAGAG AGTGCCAAAGGTGCAAAAATATTCAATGCTGCAATTGCTGCAACCGGTGATGGTCAACAAGGTACTAAAGAGGGTGATGAGAAGATGAAGATGCATATGCATTCATACTGCTGTTTAGATTATGCACAG ATTTATGATGTTGTTAGATACCGAATGCATCGgatgaagaagaaaataaaggatGAGTTGGATAGCAGaaataccattcaggagtacataTGCCCTAATTGTGGGAGAAG ATATTCTGCTTTTGATGCATTACAACTTGTGAGCATGGATGATGAATATTTTCACTGTGAAAATTGCAATGGTGAACTTGTTGCTGAGAGTGACAAGCTTGCTGCTGAAGAAATGGGAGACGGGGATGATAATGCTAGGAGGCGGAGGCGTGAAAAGTTAAAGGACATGCTTCAGAAGATGGAG GAGCAGCTGAAACCGCTAGCATTACAGCTTGCTAGGGTGAAAGATTTGCCTGCTCCTGAATTTGGAAACCTACAAGCATGGGAAGCTAGGGCACATGCTGCAGCTCAAGCTAGTGGTGATTCTAATGCTAGTGATTCTTCTAAAAATCCCCAAGCACAAGGTTACAGTGGGACGCCAATGCCGTTTCTTGGTGAAACAAGG GTAGAAGTTGCTTTATCTGGTGTTGAGGCAAAAGAGGAGATTGAACTTGATACAAAACCTACATCAATGAAGGTTTTACCTCCATGGATGATCAAACAGGGAATGAATCTTACAAAAGAGCAGCGTGGAGAGGTTAAGCCTGATGTCAAAGTGGAGCAAAGTTCCAGTTCTGTTGATGAGAAGAAATTAAATATGGATAAAGAAGATGAAAAGAGTTTACAG GATGAATATCTCAAGGCTTATTATGCTGCCCTTGTGAAAAGGCAAGAAGAACAAGAGGCCTCTAAAAAAGTTCAGCAAGAAGCAGAACTGCCAAGAAATGTTTCTGAAGCACCCTTTGAGCGACGTGTTGGCATGAAATCAAAACGTGAGGATGACAATGATGACGTTGAATGGGAGGAGGAGGCCCCAAGTACAG GTAATTCTGGTCAATCATATAGGCTAGCCGATTTGAATGTGGAAGCTGATGCATCGGATCATGACGATGATGAGGATGGTATAGACTGGGAGGAAGGCTGA